A window of the Teredinibacter franksiae genome harbors these coding sequences:
- a CDS encoding YeaH/YhbH family protein, which translates to MSYIVDRRLNSRKKSTVNRQRFLRRYRQHIKKAVSDAVDKRSITDTESGENISIPNQDISEPVFQHGKGGRNTRVLPGNDQFSKGDHIKRPEGGGSGGSGSGASDKGEGEDEFVFQISQEEFLNFLFEDLALPNLVKRQLAGNDEFEFRRGGISNEGSPGKINIIRSLRSANSRRIALTSKKRKRLKALEDEIATLQATNTQTDKLTKLQTEADELRGKIRAIPWLDDFDLKYNLQVKHPIPTSKAVMFCLMDVSGSMDQSTKDIAKRFFLLLYLFLQRNYEKTEVVFIRHHTSAKEVDEQEFFYSRETGGTIVSSALKLMDEVLQTRYPASEWNIYGAQASDGDNWNDDSVVCYKTLTEGLLPKVQYFSYIEITSREHQALWHSYEQVMSDFPNTFAMKQIVDVHDIYPVFRQLFQKQTD; encoded by the coding sequence GTGAGTTATATTGTTGACCGGAGACTAAATTCCAGAAAAAAAAGCACGGTGAACCGCCAACGTTTTTTGAGACGATATCGTCAGCACATTAAAAAGGCGGTTTCCGATGCGGTAGATAAACGCTCAATCACTGACACAGAAAGCGGCGAAAACATCAGCATCCCCAATCAAGATATCAGTGAACCCGTTTTCCAGCACGGTAAAGGAGGTCGAAATACCAGAGTTTTACCTGGCAACGACCAATTTAGCAAAGGCGACCACATTAAGCGCCCCGAAGGCGGTGGTAGCGGAGGAAGTGGTTCCGGCGCTAGTGACAAGGGCGAAGGAGAAGACGAATTCGTCTTCCAGATATCACAGGAAGAATTCCTGAACTTCCTATTTGAAGACCTAGCCCTACCTAACTTAGTAAAACGTCAGCTTGCGGGCAACGATGAATTCGAGTTTCGTCGTGGCGGAATCAGTAACGAAGGCTCTCCTGGAAAAATCAATATCATCCGTTCGCTTCGCTCTGCCAATTCCCGCCGAATTGCCTTAACCTCCAAAAAACGTAAACGCCTAAAAGCTCTGGAAGACGAAATTGCCACACTACAGGCAACAAACACCCAAACAGATAAACTGACGAAACTACAAACAGAAGCAGATGAGCTTCGCGGTAAAATTCGGGCTATCCCCTGGCTAGATGATTTTGATCTGAAATATAACCTGCAAGTAAAACACCCTATTCCCACGTCCAAGGCCGTCATGTTCTGCCTTATGGATGTATCTGGGTCTATGGATCAGTCAACCAAAGATATTGCCAAACGCTTCTTTCTTTTACTTTATCTTTTCCTGCAGCGCAATTACGAAAAAACCGAAGTTGTATTCATTCGCCACCACACCAGCGCCAAAGAAGTTGACGAGCAGGAGTTTTTTTACAGCCGCGAAACAGGTGGAACCATCGTATCCAGTGCGCTTAAATTAATGGACGAAGTATTGCAAACACGCTACCCCGCCAGCGAGTGGAACATCTATGGTGCCCAGGCATCCGACGGTGACAATTGGAATGATGATTCAGTTGTCTGTTACAAAACGCTCACTGAAGGGCTATTACCAAAAGTACAGTATTTTTCCTATATCGAAATCACCTCTCGCGAGCACCAAGCCCTTTGGCACTCCTACGAACAGGTTATGTCAGATTTTCCAAACACTTTTGCAATGAAACAAATAGTGGATGTTCACGACATTTATCCAGTATTCCGACAACTCTTTCAAAAGCAGACGGACTAA